In the Ferribacterium limneticum genome, GTAAAAGCCCTGCTAGTGGGCTTCTCGGGGATTCTGGTTTGCCAATGCCTAAGCCTTGGCCGGCTCGCGTTCGTCCATTTTGGAGCGATTCTGAAGGTCGTTTTTGCTCGCCCTTTCAGCCCTTCTCCGCTCATTACGAACCCTGGAGCAGATGTAGTAGTACTCCTTGACCCCGCTCCTATTCACCCTCGCTACATCAAACTCAGAGACTGGGTGATGCACCTTGCAAGCTGAGCACCACGAGATTGCCTTATCAACAACCTTCGGTTTCTCAGCCAGCATCGGAGCAAGCAGTACTGACATCGCGCTCATGACACCTCCCGAACCAGTACGCCAGCCTCGCTGAACATCGTCATCGCTGCGTCGTAGCTGGTAAGCCACCGATCGAGGAAGTCTCGCGTCGGTGCCGGGAAGGTGACCGATGCAATCCCTCGCTGAATGAGGTGGCCGGCGCAGTGGCAGCATGGCGGGTGCGTAACAAACAGGTGGCACCCAGTCACATCACGGTGAGCGAAGTGCAAGGCGTTCGCCTCTGCATGGATCGTGCGCAGAAGCTTCACTTCGCGTTCAAGGTAGGTGTCATCCACCCCTTGAGGTGACCCGTTGAAGCCTAGGCTGATGACGCGGTTGTTGGAGTCGGCAATGACAGCACCCACCTTGGTGCTCGGGTCTTTCGACCACGTGGCGACAACTTGAGCAAGCTCTAGGAAACGCTGATCCCACTTGCTCATCAGTGTAGCCTCGGCACAGAGCCATCATCAGGCTCTTCAGGTTCAGGAGGCTCTGAGCCTTCATCCACCTCAAGTTCCGACAGCAGGAGGTCCATCTGCATTATCAGGAGGTCCGCGTACTCTGGCTCCATGACAAACATCGGGCCGGTACCCAGCTGGATGCCAATGCCTTTTCCGCCTCCGTTGGGGAGGTCACAGATGCCAGTGAGAACGCCAGCAATCGGAATAACTTCTTCTTTCGGTTTGACTTCGTCCATTATTATTTTCCTTATGAGGACGTTGATGGGAACTACTACGCCTTGACTACTGTGTAACCAAGCTCATCAAGGGCAATTAACGCTTGGCCCATGCGGTACCGAACGTCTAGGTACCTCGCATCGTTAGTCACAGCCAGCATTACTGCTCGGCACCTAGCTTCTACTGCTGGAACAAACATGTCTGTGAGGTCAGAAACCACTACCTCTACTGCCAGTGCTTCAGCTAGGTTCTCCCAATCTCTCTGCTCCATGATTGCTCCTAAATGACTATAAGGTTGTCAGCAAAGCTCTCCGAGATGGATTCATGGGTGACCAGCAGGGTCTGCTTGAACCCTGCTGCAGCAACGAACCCGAGCAGGTTCGTGGTTCGTTCATCGTCGCACCCTTGCGCCGGCTCGTCCAGGACGAGGAAGGAGCAGTGGGGCAGGAAGGTTTTCACCAGCGAGGTGCGGATGGCAAGGCCCAGCACGTCCAGCGTGGAACCGCTAAGGCCCCGGGTATTTTTGCCATTGACGAGGAAGCCGTCATCCGTCTTGGTTACCTTCGACGGCTCGCCGCGCATCTGGGTGAACATCGTGCCAACGGCTGCCAGCACCTGATTCCAGAGGCGGTCAGCCACCAGAGGGCGGATGGCCCGAACCTTTTTCAGCAGCGCGTTGTTGAAGGCCAGCGTTTGCAGATCGGCGGAACACTGCTTGACCGCGGCTCGAAGCTCGTCGCCGCGGGCGGCTGCCTGCTCGTACTCCTCCTGCACCCGGGCCAGCTTGGCGTTGGCAGAAGTCCAAAGATCCCGAAGCGTGGCAGCTTCAGCCTTCAGGCCTTCAACCTTGGCTGCTGCACCTTGACTGGCTCGCTTGAGTTCGTCGACATTGGCAACGGCTGGGTACTGGGCGAGTTGCCCACGGCTGGATTCAACAGCTGCTCGGTCGTCAGGAAGGGCGGCACGGAGGGTTTCGGCCTGTCCTTCCGCCCGTCTGGCCGCGTCCTGCTGCTGTTCGAGCGTAGTAAGCCGGTCTTTGATTTGTTGGACATTCGCAGCAGCCTCTGGAATCACACCCTTCCAAGACAGTTTCGGCGGGTGAAAGCCGAAGTCTAGCTCAAGGAACTCGCCATAGGCTGTAGCAAACCGCTCGAACGGAGCAGCAAGTGTGCTCAGCGTAGTGAGCTCCTTCAGCTCAGCTTCAGCACTGACAGCCGCAGCCCAGAAACCAGTAGCTTGCACATTCATGGCGGCAACCGGCGCTACGAGCTGTGCCACTTCCGCCTCCAGGGCAAGGTTCTGCGCCTCGATCGCAGCTTTGTTCGCGAGCACCTGATGGCACGTCGGGCATTCAAGTGTCGTGATCACCCTGGAGCGCAGGACTCGAACCTGAGCCTGAATCTCAGCGACATGCTTCTCGATGGTCCGTGCCTCAGTCTCGTTCGCCTTGATGGTAGCGGCTAGGCGGGCAACCTCAGCATCGAGGCCAGCCTTCTCCCCTTCCCAGAACGCTGCCGGGTAGGTAGCGTTCAGCTTGGCCAGTGCAGCGTAGGCTGCCAGGCGTTGCTCCCGGGTACCGGCCTCGCGCAGTTCGCGCTTCAAGCCCTCGATCTCGTCCGGGTTCGGCTTATCTGCAGCCTTCTTCTCGGCGGCGGAAAGCTGGGCTTCATGCAGGGCCAAGGTCTCCTCGTGCTTTCGCAGGTTCGTCGAAAGCGTGGTGTGCATGCGGGCCGCGTTCTCGGCGTTCTCCCAAGCGGAGTAGGCAACCTTGGCCTCCCGTTCGGCCTCTGTTGCTGCCTCGGCTCGGCTGTTGGCACGCAGCTGAGCGACGTCTGCCTCTCCCTGCAGGATGGCAAGGTCAGGCTTCACCGGCTCCACCCAGCAGGCCAGCCGGTCATCGGCCTCGCGCAGCCGGGCCTCGAGCACGGAGGGCGAACCGATCGTCAGCTTCTCCTGCATGCGCTCGATGATCTGGTCAAAGACATCGAACGAGCAGAGGACTTCGATCTGGGTAGCCACCGCTTTCGGCCCCTCCTCCAAGGCACCGCGCAGGTTGCCCTGGTTGGCGAACATCAGGCGCTGGATGGATTTGCCATCGGCGCCCAGCAGGTTGGTCGCGAAGGCGCTGACTTCCGTCTGGCCAGTGACTAGCACCTTGCCATCGGACACAACCTCAGCGCCCGAGGTCGAACGCTTGAAGGTGTAGAGCCGATCTGCAATGATATCGAGTTCCACCTTGAGGGCGTTTGCCTTGTGGCCCCACGTGACGGTGTCGTCGAGGGACTCGCGCAGCAACTTGGAGCCGAACAAGGCGTAGAGGATGGCCTCATTCATCGTTGATTTGCCGGCCTCGTTGGCACCGCGCACCACGTTGAGGCCATTCGTAAAGTCAATGACCCGATCGACGTGCTTGCGGAAGCAGGTCAGGCGTAGTTGGTTAAGCATCGTGTTTCTCCTCAATCGGCATGCCAATGGTTGCTTCAACAAAGTAGGCAAGGGTGTCGAAATGTTCCTGAGCGTGCTCGTTGTAACAGCTACCCTTAACAAAACGAACAGCAGCTACAACCCTGTCATCCAAGATGGTCAGCGGCGGGTTCAGCTTTTTATCCACCGTCGCAATGATGTCATCGATCTCGAACTCACTACTGCTGCTGCAGCCGGCGAGATTGACGATACGGCGGAAGCCCTGCTCCCACCGATCCTTGCGGACGATGGCGCCGTCAGCACGGAACTCGTAGTCGTCCGGGTTCGCCTCCATGAACTCTGGCCGGCGAAAATCTTTTTCAGTTACTGGGCGCATCTTTAGCCTCCTCAGCTTCAATGAAGGCCACGACCTTCTCGGCCAGTTCAGGTGAGGCATGCAGCAGGCGCCACGCAGCAAGCGTGTGGCGCTCATCAGCTTTTTCAGCACTGAACTCACCTCTGTAACCCCGGGATGTCTTAATGCTGCATACGACCTGCACTTTGCCAGGAGCAGGGCTGCCCTTCGGCATCGTTACTTTCCACGAACTCATATCAGTTACCTCCGTTTGCCCAGAGCTTCAACGCCTTGCGGCGCTGAACTTCCCCGAACTTTCTTGCATGTTTGCTCCATCCGGCCTCGATCATTACCTTGGCTGCCTGCTGGCGGCAGGCCTCCCAGCGGCGAGGGTCCGAATCCCAGGGTGTTGAGTGGCCACAGCAGGGCATCAGTTACCTCCGTTTGCCCAAGGAAGCCACAACAGGAAGCGCTTCTTGCCGAGCTTGGTTTCGTTGGGCTGGCGCTGTTCAAAGAACGTGCCCATCTCGCCACAGTTGCCATCGACGTCAATTCGCTCGAGGTGTGCAGGCTTGCTGTACGGCTCCCCTGTAACAAGGTCACGGGGTCCAGGTCTCCGACACTTGTCAAAGATCACGTGCTGACCCGTCTTACGAAAGTGCCGACAGTCCACGCAGAACTTTTCAGTCATGCTTCGACTCCTTCAAGGAACTTAGCAACAGCCGGCGAAGGTGCCGGCCCGTCGTTCATCACCAGTTCAATGACCATCCGCTCTTCCGGGTTGAGTTCGCCGAGCAGGGCTTCGAGAACGTCAAACGATTTGAGGCCCTCGAAGGTGGCAGCCGCCGCATCTTCAACACCCTCCTGGCCTTCAACACGAACCGCGTTGGAGACCACGAAAGCGTCGGACTGGTTTCGGAAACGGGCGATTGCATCCACAGCTCGGCTGGATTCTTCAGCCAGCGCCGAGCCTTCGATCCGAACAAACTTGACGGTATCGACGATGGGTTGGTCCAACTCACGCCAATCAATGCGAGAGAACTCGTTGATCGCGTCCCACACTGGGTGTTTAACCACACCTTGATCGTTGATTTCATGGGCGTACTTAATGCCGTCGCTCTGCGCTGCGCCTTTCGCCATACAGTCGGCGACACTTGTCGGAATCTGGTTGCCGAGGCAATAAATACCTCGACCGATGTTGTGAAACTGATGTTGGTGTTCATGGGCATTCAGGATCGTGAAGTGCTTCGTGAGTTGAACAGCCCGATCCATGTCAATGTTCAGGCTGTGATCGCGCTGGCCGTGGCAGGCGGGCGGCAGGACGTTGCAGTGAGTCAGGAGGTAGAGGGGAACGCCAGCCTGCACCGAACTAGCCAGCTCAATCGCTTTGTCTAGCTCCATGTCGAACAGGTCTTGGTTCGGCATGTGAGGGATGATGAAGACCTGCTTGCTGATAAGCGTCATGCCCTCTCGGATAATGCTGACCTGCTCGTAGTACATGCGCTGCAGGCAGGAGGCCAGTAGATCAAAGGAGGAGAGTCGATCGGCCTTCGGAGACCAGTCGTGGTTACCTCGAACCAGTATCAGGCGACTTCCTGATGTGCTGAGCCAGCTGGCGAAGATGTCTAGGGTTTCCCACAGGTCGGCCAATTCGACGGTGAACTCGTCGAAGAGGTCGCCAAGGATCAGGACGTCCTTGGCTTCGTCGGCGCAGAAGGCGGCGTCCAGCAGTTCGCGCAGGCGGGTCAGGATAGATTGACGAAGGGCCACTTGGGTGGCCGGGGTCGTGCCGGCGCTACGCTTCACGCCGATGTGCAGATCATTCAAGATTAGGAGGGGTTTCATCTCAGTCCTTTAACTTGGGTTTGGCATTGTAACTCCGTTTCAGCCTCCACTCCGCATGCCTGTCGTAAATAAGGCAGCAGGCAAGGAAGAGGAGCACGGGGCCGGCAAGGAGGTACAGCAGCAGGGTGAGTAACCTGTCTTCAATCCACTTCTTCATAGTTGCTCCAAAGACCCGGCCCCGAAGGGCCGGGCGGTTCGCTTAGAGGCCGAAGCTACTCAGCGCTTTCTCGATCTTCTTGCGTGCCCAGAGCGCGGCCATGCCGCCGAGAGCTGCACAGACCAGACCCCAGAGGACGAGGTCGCCGATGTGAAGGAGCATCATGATTACTTGAACTTTTCGAGAGCGTTGATCTCGGTGTTGCAACGGCCATCTTCAGCGGCGTAATCCTTGCTCTTGAAGATGCCCGTGGGCAGGCAACCGTAGATACCCTTGCCGTTACCGTTGGTCTGGCACTTGATCTGATCAATCAACTGGCCAGTCTTGGCGTTGTAGATTTCACCGCTGGCCCAGCCGTCACCAAAGCGGCAATCCTTCTTGACGGAGGAGTCCGACTGCACAGCCACGCGGGTGTCCAGGTTCGGATAGACGTCAGCCGCAAAGCGCCGTGCATTGACCGTGGCGTTGTCGCGACTGATCGCCTGGTTCTGGTCGATGACATTGACGTCAGCGTAGGCCTTGGTTGCAGGCTGTTCAGAGTTGCCACAGGCTGCCAGAGAGACGGCGAGGACGGCGGCGAGAATCAAAGAGATGGTCTTCATTGTTATTTTTCCTTAGTAGAAGAGTGCCCGGGTTGGAGCACTGAGGTTGGGCAGGCCTCAGTGCTTTGCTGCAGTTAAACGAGCTTGCCTATTTCGTCATGATCCAGCGTGACTTCGTAGGCACCGCCCTCGGCGGCGGTGTTGATTCGGTTGAGGAGACCTTTAAGCTCTCTGAGTTCTGCCTTCGCATAGAGCAGGGTCCATTGGTCTTCACTCATGACCCTCCAGTCATCGCACGAAGGGTCAGTGGCGAACCAGCGCCGCCACCAGGGCAATGCCGCATAGGCTTCAGCGTCGTCATTGATGAGTTGCTGAACGTTGTCCCGAACCCCTTCCGCGGTGTCGATGACAAGGAGTAGGCGACGGCGCAGCTCGGCCAGTTCGTAGTTCCGCCACGTGGCCTTCATGACATGTCTTCCTTGGCACGGAAACCAAGCCAGACAGGGAAGCGCGGCTTGTCCTTGACGCCGATCTTGAAGGACTTGTACTTGCCGAAGCAGCCGATGAGCCGGCCTGACTCGTGCAGGCGCCAGATGACTTCACGCTCTGCAGCGGAGAAGCCGGTGCCAATGTTGAACTCGACGCCGCTCTTCACGTCCCGAACCTGCAATGCGCCCATGGTGCCCATGGGAACCAGGCCTTCGGCATCCGTCGCCCGCTTGGTGCGGCCCAGCTCATCCTTGGTGGCTGTGTTCTGGTTGCTCATCAGCTCTTCGACGCCGATGACCTCGCAATCGTCGTCACTGAAGCGCTTCAGCTTCAACAGGAAGCCTTCGCGATCCGTAGAACGCCCGAACTTGTAGGGCGACGTGACGCTGCGCACCATCAAGCCCTCGTAGCCCTGATCGAGCCACTCCTGCTCGCGGCGCAGCAGCTCAGCTTCCGAATAGACAATGTGCTGCTCGACAATCACCACACCATCAGGAAGACGGGCCGGCAACTTGCCAAGGCGGTCACCGAAGGCCTCACCCCAGAACTGGAAGTGATCGAAGACGTAGAACTTGACGTCGGGCGTGCCGTCCTTCTTCATAACGCCACGGAACGTCGTGTTGTAACAGTCCTTGTCCCAGGGGTCGCCGACGATCAACTCGCCGTCGTAGTACTTGAACTCGGGGCGTCCGAACATCGCCTGCACATGTAGGTTCGGGATCGGAAGGAGCTTGCGGGAGAGAAGCACGTCGCCGTTCGGGCTGACAGCGCGGATGCCATCCAGCTTCGGCGAGACGATGACTGGATAGAGCAGCTTGGCAGTGTCTTTGA is a window encoding:
- a CDS encoding AAA family ATPase, whose protein sequence is MLNQLRLTCFRKHVDRVIDFTNGLNVVRGANEAGKSTMNEAILYALFGSKLLRESLDDTVTWGHKANALKVELDIIADRLYTFKRSTSGAEVVSDGKVLVTGQTEVSAFATNLLGADGKSIQRLMFANQGNLRGALEEGPKAVATQIEVLCSFDVFDQIIERMQEKLTIGSPSVLEARLREADDRLACWVEPVKPDLAILQGEADVAQLRANSRAEAATEAEREAKVAYSAWENAENAARMHTTLSTNLRKHEETLALHEAQLSAAEKKAADKPNPDEIEGLKRELREAGTREQRLAAYAALAKLNATYPAAFWEGEKAGLDAEVARLAATIKANETEARTIEKHVAEIQAQVRVLRSRVITTLECPTCHQVLANKAAIEAQNLALEAEVAQLVAPVAAMNVQATGFWAAAVSAEAELKELTTLSTLAAPFERFATAYGEFLELDFGFHPPKLSWKGVIPEAAANVQQIKDRLTTLEQQQDAARRAEGQAETLRAALPDDRAAVESSRGQLAQYPAVANVDELKRASQGAAAKVEGLKAEAATLRDLWTSANAKLARVQEEYEQAAARGDELRAAVKQCSADLQTLAFNNALLKKVRAIRPLVADRLWNQVLAAVGTMFTQMRGEPSKVTKTDDGFLVNGKNTRGLSGSTLDVLGLAIRTSLVKTFLPHCSFLVLDEPAQGCDDERTTNLLGFVAAAGFKQTLLVTHESISESFADNLIVI
- a CDS encoding metallophosphoesterase; protein product: MNDLHIGVKRSAGTTPATQVALRQSILTRLRELLDAAFCADEAKDVLILGDLFDEFTVELADLWETLDIFASWLSTSGSRLILVRGNHDWSPKADRLSSFDLLASCLQRMYYEQVSIIREGMTLISKQVFIIPHMPNQDLFDMELDKAIELASSVQAGVPLYLLTHCNVLPPACHGQRDHSLNIDMDRAVQLTKHFTILNAHEHQHQFHNIGRGIYCLGNQIPTSVADCMAKGAAQSDGIKYAHEINDQGVVKHPVWDAINEFSRIDWRELDQPIVDTVKFVRIEGSALAEESSRAVDAIARFRNQSDAFVVSNAVRVEGQEGVEDAAAATFEGLKSFDVLEALLGELNPEERMVIELVMNDGPAPSPAVAKFLEGVEA
- a CDS encoding ATP-dependent DNA ligase encodes the protein MGINFAPMLAGKVKDTAKLLYPVIVSPKLDGIRAVSPNGDVLLSRKLLPIPNLHVQAMFGRPEFKYYDGELIVGDPWDKDCYNTTFRGVMKKDGTPDVKFYVFDHFQFWGEAFGDRLGKLPARLPDGVVIVEQHIVYSEAELLRREQEWLDQGYEGLMVRSVTSPYKFGRSTDREGFLLKLKRFSDDDCEVIGVEELMSNQNTATKDELGRTKRATDAEGLVPMGTMGALQVRDVKSGVEFNIGTGFSAAEREVIWRLHESGRLIGCFGKYKSFKIGVKDKPRFPVWLGFRAKEDMS
- a CDS encoding deoxycytidylate deaminase; translation: MSKWDQRFLELAQVVATWSKDPSTKVGAVIADSNNRVISLGFNGSPQGVDDTYLEREVKLLRTIHAEANALHFAHRDVTGCHLFVTHPPCCHCAGHLIQRGIASVTFPAPTRDFLDRWLTSYDAAMTMFSEAGVLVREVS